In Brevibacillus marinus, the genomic window TTCCTTTCCTCGCACGGCAGCAGTCTGCTAAGCAAATGCTCCGGCTTGCCCATTTATTTTGATAACTAATTATTTAGGCTACCTAATTATATACTGCGTGAAAAAAAGCTGCAACCAGCGCAAGCCATTCTGACGCTGGGATATGGTGGCATGGAGCCTTGGCAACCCCTGAAGAAACAAGAAAAACCCACGTCCAAGCGACATGAGTTTGCGGGGAATCGGTTTTCCTGCCATGTTCGTTGCCGCCGAGGCGGCCGCTCCGCCTCCTTTGCCTGTGGCAGTCGTCTTTCGCTGTTCCCCCATTTAATTTAAGCGGTGAACGATTTCGAATTGATTTCCGCAGGGGTCGGCGAAATAAACGGCGTAATAAGTCGGGCTAATCGGAAATAACTGCGGACCGCTGATGATGGTTCCGCCACTTTCTTCCACCAGCTTGGCGAGGCGATCCACTTCCTCCCGATCCTGCGCCCAAAATCCGATCATGTTGGCGTTCGGCTGGTGATCGCGATCTTCCGTGATCGCAAAGTACGCCACACTGGGAAGGTCGCCTTCGGCAGCGAACACGCGCCACTTTTCACTGTGGAAGGTTCGCGTAAACCCCAGCGCGGGCAGCAGTTTCTCATAAAACGGCAAGGCGCGTTCCAATTCGTTGACGCGAAGGTCGATATGGCTGTACTTATTCATCTTCATGCTCCCCTCGTCTTTCCGATGTACGGTTGACGGTTTTCTCCCGTATCGCATTCAGCACAGCTTCCCAGTGTTTTTTCATCTCTTCCCGCGTTTTTGCATGATCCAATTTTTCTTGATGAAAACTGATCGTTGTTTTGCCGCTTGTGGTCGGCAGCAAACGAATCTGCAGCGTCGATGTAAACGGCCAATCCGGTTTTTTCCAACGCAGACGAAGCTGCTGCATCTCCTTGACGACCCTGAACTCGCCGGATAAGCCTTCAGTGGATCGGAAGGTTTCCCCGACCCGGAAGGAGGGCGGTGGTACGTCTCCCAGCCACAGTTTTACGCCTTCTGCAGAGGTGAGAAACGCCCAAGCCCGCTCCGGCGAAATCGGAAGCGTGCGCCTGACCCCGACTTGAAAACCGACGGAAGCCGTTTGACCAACCACTTTCTCCACCATTTTCGCACCTCCTGCTTCCTTCCCCTGTACTGCATATGCGTTACACTCGGCGCGACATCATCACATCCCCCTTTTCCGCTCCTGGCTGATTTGCCGAGCGCAATGTCGGCAGCCGGTCATTTTCGGAATAAGATGGCTTTCGCGCTCGCGACCAGTTCTTGTTTGTCGTTATAAATGGAACACTCGGTGTGGATCAGCGTTCTGCCCTGTTTGACCATCCTCGCGTCTGCCAGCAAGAACGATCCTGTAGCGGGCCGCAAAAAGGAAACATCCAATTCGACGGTCAATGCTCGTTGGATGCCGTTTTCAGCTGCCGGTATCAAGTTTGTCATGGCAACATCAGCCAATGAAGAGATGACTCCGCCATGCACCACACCGGCACTGTTGATGAACAAGTCTTGGATGGGCATCCGAATCTGCACGTGCAGGTCATCGATCCGTTTGTACTCAAACCGCAAAAATTCGTCAAACGGCTGTTTGATAAACATCTTGTTCACCTCTTTAGCGGATCAACCAATCGCCCCCAACGCGGCAATATGTTGGTACAGTTGTTCTTCAGGCAGCATGTCCCTCCGGCAAACGAGAAACCATGATCCCGCCGCTCTCCGGATCAACTGATTTAACTATAATCATCTTGCTAAATATTGTAAATAGGGTGGCGCAGGATGTCAGGGGCGGCGCTTCCGCCTCTGCGAAATCCAACACAGAAATCCAGCGCAGCCGCTTACCGCTCCGCCGATCCGCTCGTCGCCGAGGCGGAACGCGCCAAGATAATCGTCTGTCTCATCCAGCAAACGTCAATCGCTAAAATCACGGCGGAGCAAAGGAAAACCGCAGCCAGCCCGCAAACAGAAGCCACCGCACCCATCACGACGGAGCCCACCATACCGCCCAAAATCAGCGCGCTGTTGGAATAGCTGAAGGTGCGGCTTTCCATTCCGTCCGGCGCATAGCGGCGAATGAGCACGTTTAGCGAGGGCGTCATCCCGCCGAGAAACAGACCGCAGCAAAACCGCAGCGCGATGAGCTGCCACAAATGCTGCACGAACGCTTGCGGCACAAAAAAGACCGCAGCGCCGAGAACAGCGAAGACCAGGACGTACTGCGCACCGCAGCGGTCGCTCCACTTGCCCAATGGCGGCGCAGCGAGCATGTTGGCGATCCCCATAGCAGCTGTCGTCAGTCCCGCCCAAAACGCCAGATTGGCCTGCTCCGGGACGAGCTGCTGCACATAAAGCGGTACGAGCGGCAGCGTGCCGACCGTCGCCATCCTG contains:
- a CDS encoding VOC family protein; translation: MNKYSHIDLRVNELERALPFYEKLLPALGFTRTFHSEKWRVFAAEGDLPSVAYFAITEDRDHQPNANMIGFWAQDREEVDRLAKLVEESGGTIISGPQLFPISPTYYAVYFADPCGNQFEIVHRLN
- a CDS encoding SRPBCC family protein: MVEKVVGQTASVGFQVGVRRTLPISPERAWAFLTSAEGVKLWLGDVPPPSFRVGETFRSTEGLSGEFRVVKEMQQLRLRWKKPDWPFTSTLQIRLLPTTSGKTTISFHQEKLDHAKTREEMKKHWEAVLNAIREKTVNRTSERRGEHEDE
- a CDS encoding PaaI family thioesterase, with amino-acid sequence MFIKQPFDEFLRFEYKRIDDLHVQIRMPIQDLFINSAGVVHGGVISSLADVAMTNLIPAAENGIQRALTVELDVSFLRPATGSFLLADARMVKQGRTLIHTECSIYNDKQELVASAKAILFRK